Proteins encoded in a region of the bacterium genome:
- a CDS encoding CBS domain-containing protein: MKVKEIMHNVTKLPLNTNVTEAAIVMDQKAIGSVLVEENNNVVGMVTERDILRKVVAKKLNADKVTIKQIMNAPLITVDSETSILDASGILAGKKIRRLVITEKDKIVGIVTANDIAKNLGFVIGQRVVNISKSSGFRPNY, translated from the coding sequence ATAATGCACAATGTGACAAAACTGCCGTTAAATACAAATGTGACAGAGGCGGCAATTGTTATGGATCAAAAAGCGATAGGATCGGTGCTTGTTGAAGAAAATAATAATGTAGTCGGTATGGTGACAGAAAGGGATATTTTGAGGAAAGTCGTCGCGAAAAAGTTAAACGCGGACAAAGTGACGATAAAGCAGATTATGAACGCTCCTTTAATAACCGTTGATTCCGAGACGAGCATTTTGGACGCGAGCGGTATCCTGGCGGGCAAAAAAATAAGAAGGCTTGTTATCACGGAGAAAGATAAAATTGTCGGGATAGTAACCGCTAATGATATAGCTAAAAACCTGGGGTTTGTAATCGGGCAGAGGGTTGTTAACATATCCAAATCAAGCGGTTTCAGGCCTAATTATTAA
- a CDS encoding response regulator, producing the protein MLTAKGQEIDRQKGVDCGANEYITKPFDPDEIVAKTNKILGL; encoded by the coding sequence ATGCTTACAGCCAAAGGCCAGGAAATCGACCGCCAGAAAGGGGTGGATTGCGGCGCAAACGAATATATCACCAAACCTTTTGACCCTGACGAAATTGTGGCGAAAACAAACAAGATACTGGGGCTTTAA